The following nucleotide sequence is from Pseudomonas putida S13.1.2.
TGCGCAGGCCCTCGCCGCCCGTCATCACGGCCTTGGCAGCGTCCGTACCGAGCTGCTCGGTGAGCTGGCGCTTGCCGCTGAAAGCTGCGTCCGGGTGCACCTGGATCAGGCCGTCGTTACGTACCAGGAAGACCTTGCCATGCTCGCCAAAGCTGAAGTCGTGAATCAGCTTCGACAGCTCGGTCATGCGCAGGCCCATGCCGGCCACGCCCACCAGTTGGCCATTTTTTTCCACGCGGTAATCGATGAACAGCGCCAGCTCCCCGGTGGCACCGTCAATGTCGATATTGATAAACCGTTCGGCGCCGCTGTCGATGTAGCCGTAGAACCACTTGTCCTTGGGGTTACTGCGGTTGAGGGTGCGGTCCAGGCCATTCTCGTTGTAGTAGTGGCCGGTTTCGGTCGAGGCAAACAAGGTGGTGAAGGCTCGGTTGCGCTGTTTGGCTGCGCCCAGGTATTCGATGAATGCTGCAGCGTGCGCGGGGTCTTCACCGGCCGCCAGCCAGTCGCGCAGCAGGGTGTTGCCGGCAATGTCCGCCGCAGCCACCAGTGGCTGGCCGAGCATGCGCTCGATGTCATTGCGGATGGCCTCGACACTGGCGGGCAGGGCAGTGTCGACCAGGTAGCGGTCGGTAAGGCGGTTGAGCGCCACGGTGAAAATGATGACCACCACCAGGATGCTGGCCAGCAGGGCGGCGCCCATGCTGGTGATCAGCTGCCACTGGATGCTTTTACGCCAGATACGCATGCCCTACTCCCCCGCACATTATTGTTTTGCGGGAAGTGTATACACTTGCGTATCCAGTTAATCCAGTGATCTGGAACAATGAGTTGGGGCGTTGGGGCTGCTGCGCAGCCCATCGCGACACAAGGCCGCTCCTACAGGGGAACGCATAACCCTTGGAGGAGCGGCCTTGGGCCTTTCAGCTATCGATCAGGACTCTGAAATAGTCCGAACGATGGCGTCCACCGTGGCGTCGATCTGCGCCTGGGTACGCGCAAGGGTCTGCTGATGTTCTTTCTGCAGTTCAACCTGTTTGGAGCACAGGTTAAGGGCAGCCAGCACCAGCAGTTTGTCCCCGATCAGGGTCGGGTACTGACGCTTGGTTTCGTTCAGGGCGGTGTTGAGCATCCGCACCGCCTGGGCCAGGGTTTCTTCCTGGCCTTCGGGCGCCTTGATCGAATAGTCGATGCCGAGAATCGACACCACATTGACCGGCTGCTCTTGCAATCTCATGCGCCAACAACGCCAGCGCTGGCGCGATCAACCAGGGCTTGCAGGCGGGCGGCGGTGCTGCCGTTCTTTTCTTCCTGCTCCATCAGCGACAGCTGCAGGGTTTCGTTCTCTTCCTTGGCCTGGGCCAGTTGCGTGCCGAGGGCAGCGTTCTGCTCGGTGAGTTGAGCGTTTTTCTGCATCAGGTCGCTGACCAGTTGCTCGATTTGATTCAGGGAAGCTTCCAGCATGGGTCTATCTCAGGTTGTTGCGAGGGGCGCACACGATAAAGAAAAGCGCGGCCCATCGCCATTAAAAATCGGATTCACAAGGTGTCTGGCCCGCAGATTGACAGGGTAATCACCCCCTTGTTCCGACCTGGGTCAACCGCCGGTCAGGAAAAGGTTAGCTGCCTCACAATTTTTGCGGGTCGCACTCAAGACTGGCCAGTCACGACCGATAGCCCGGCAAGTCATGTTTTGTCGCACTTTGCGCACTCTTTATCCCTTGCCTGGATCCTCCTCTCCATGTCTCTACGTAACATGAATATCGCCCCGCGCGCGCTGCTCGGCTTCGCGCTTATCGGCCTGCTGATGCTCGGCCTCGGTATCTTCTCGCTGGTGCAGATGGGCAACATCCGCCAGGCGGGCGTGGCTATCGAGCAAGTCAGTGTGCCCAGTATCAAGATCCTCGACGAAATCACCGCGCTCAACCTGCGCATGCGCACCCTCTCCTACCGCCTGCTGACCAACCGCGAGCCTGCAATCCAAAGCGATACCCTCAACCTGCTGGCCCAGCGCAACAGCCAGATCGACCGCGCACGCCAGGCCTACCTGCCAATGATCGGCGCCGCCGACGAACAGGCCGCGTTCGACCAGTACGGCCAGTTGCTTGAGCAGTACCGCCAACTGGAATCGCGCATGCGCAGCCTCAGCCAGGCCGACCGCGTCGACGAACTGCGCGACCTGCTCAACCGCGACCTGCTGGCCAATTCCGAACAGATCAACAAGGTCATGGACACGCTGGTGCGCATCAACACCGACCAAACCCGCGCCACCAACGAGAAAGCCGCCAGCCAGTACGCTGCGGCCTTTGCCCTGGTGATCGGCCTGCTGGTTGCCGCCACCGTGCTGACCTTCGCCTGCGCCTTCCTGCTGACCCGCAGCATCGTCAAGCCGATCGATGAGGCGCTCAAGTGCGCAGAGCAAGTCGCCGACGGTGACCTGACCCATGTCATCCGCGCCGAAGGTACCGACGAAGCCGCGCGCCTGCTGCGTGCCATGGGCCGCATGCAGGACAAGCTGCGCGACACCCTGCAGCAGATCGCAGGCTCTGCCACCCAGCTGGCCTCAGCCGCCGAAGAGCTGAATGCCGTCACCGACGAAAGTGCCCGTGGCCTGCAACTGCAGAACAACGAGATTGAACAAGCCGCCACTGCCGTCACTGAAATGACCAGCGCTGTGGAAGAGGTGGCGCGCAATGCCGTGAGCACCTCGGAAGCCTCCAGTGAAGCCAGCCGTTCTACTGGCGACGGTCGTGACCTGGTGATGGAGACCGTGGGCGCCATCGAGCGCATGAGCGGTGATGTGCAGGCCACTGCCAAACTGATCACGCACCTGGCCGAACAGTCGCGTGACATCGGCAAGGTACTCGACGTGATCCGCGGCCTGGCCGACCAGACCAACCTGCTGGCGCTCAATGCTGCCATCGAGGCGGCGCGTGCCGGCGAGGCGGGCCGTGGTTTTGCAGTGGTGGCGGATGAAGTGCGTGCGCTGGCACACCGTACCCAGCAGTCGACCAGCGAGATCGAACGGATGATCGGCAGCATTCAAGGCGGTACGGAAGAGGCAGTGGAGTCGATGCGCACCAGCACCGAACGTGCCGAGTCGACACTGAACATTGCCCGTGGCGCGGGCATGGCGCTGGATACCATTGCCGGGGCAGTGGCGCAGATCAACGAGCGTAACCTGGTGATTGCCAGCGCGGCGGAAGAGCAGGCACAAGTGGCGCGGGAAGTGGACCGCAACCTGGTGAACATCAATGACCTGTCGGTGCAGAGTGCTACCGGGGCGCATCAGACCAGTGCGGCGAGTGCTGAGCTGTCGCGCCTGGCGGTTGACCTTAATGGTCTGGTAGCCCGTTTCCGCACCTGAAAAAGTTGGGGCCGCTTTGCGGCCCATCGCCGGCAAGCCAGCTCCCACAGGTTCTTCGCTGGTTTGAAGAGAGCTGTTAGGCTCCCAGAGGTTCTGCGCTGGTTTGAGAGGTACGGTGAGTCTACCTCAGGCCCTGGGTTGGTTTGAGGGGTACTGTGAGCCTTCCTCAGGCCCTGGGCTGGTTTGAAGGGTACTGTGAGCTGCGGGCTTGAGGATTACGGTGAGCCTGTGGGAGCGGGCTTGCCCCGCGAAGGGGCCGGTATTGGTATCAACATCCAGCAAACATTCCCCACTTCACGCCACTGACATCTCACCTAGTGTTGTGCCTGATCTCACTTCAGGGACCCCACATGGACTGTGCCCAATCCCATCTGCTGCGCCGCGGCCGTTTTTCTCAGCCGGGGGGGCTTTACCTGCTGACCACGGTCACTCATGAACGTCAGCAGATCTTCACTCAATTCAACTACGCCCGTGGCGTGATCCAGCAACTGAGACAGGCGGAGCTCGATGGGCTTTGCCGGTCCCTGGCCTGGGTGGTCATGCCCGACCATGTGCATTGGCTGATTGAGTTGCAAAGTGGCACGTTGAGCTGCTTGATGCGCAGGTTCAAATCACGGAGTAGTCATGCGCTCTATCAGCGGGGCATGTCACGCAAGAAAATATGGCAGCCGGGCTATCAGGACCGGGCCTTGCGGCGGGAAGAAAGTGTGCTGCACGTGGCGAGGTACATCGTTGCCAATCCCATAAGAGCCGGGCTGGTTGACCGTGCGGGCGACTACTCACATTGGGATGCCGTATGGATCTGATGGCCCTTTCGCGGGACAAGCCCGCTCCCACAGGTTTACCGAAACCTTCAGACCAGGGGTAAACCTGTGAGAGCCAGCTTGTCCTGAGTACAAACCGGGGACATGGTTTACAGGCTGCAAAGCAGCCCCACCACAGGCCTGAAGATCGCGCTAAACCTGTGGGAGCGGGCTTGCCCCGCGAATGGGCTGCAAAGCAGCCCCAGCATTACTGGATCAGTAATCGATCCGCACATCCCCTTTCGGCACGCTGCAGCAGGACAGGATGTAGCCCTCGGCTTCATCCTCTTCGGTAATGCCGCCGTTGTGCTCCATCTCCACTTCGCCACCCAGCTTCAACACCTTGCAAGTGCCGCAGATGCCCATGCCGCAAGCTTTCGGGATCATCAGGCCAACCTTGGCCGCCGCCGCATGGACGGTCTCGCCCGGGGCGATGCGGATGCTCTTGTCGCTGCCAATGAACTCCACCAGGTTGAGGTCGGAAACATCCAGCTCCGGTGCATCGGCCGCCTGCTCGGCGTGCTCCACTGCATCGGCCTTGGCCTCAGGTGGCGTCGCGCCGAACGACTCCTCGTGGTAGTTCTTCATGTCGAAGCCGACCGCTTCGAGCATGCGCTTGACTGCCGTCATGTAAGGCGTCGGGCCGCAGCAGAACACCACGCGCTCCATGTAGTCAGGGGCAATCAGCTCCATCAGCCGCTGGTTCAGGTAACCGCGGTACCCCGCCCATGGCTCGCCCAGGCCATGCTTCTCGCAAATGATATGCAGGCTGAAGTTGGGGATGCGCGACGCCATCTGTTCCAGCTCGCGGTGGTAGATGATGTCCTTCGGCGAACGCGCGCTGTGCACAAACACCATGTCGACGTTGGCGTTGGTGTCGTAGAACCAGCGCGCCATCGACATGACCGGGGTGATGCCCACACCGCCCGACAGGTACAGCGCCTTGCCCGCCGGGAAGTCGATGGCGTTGAACAACCCCACCGGGCCGTGCACCGGCAGCTCGGCGCCTTCGTGCATGGTGTCGTGCAGGAAGTTGGACACCAGCCCGCCCGGCACGCGCTTTACGGTGATCGAGAAGCTGTAGGGCACCGACGGCGAACTGGAAATGGTGTAGGAACGCATCACCGGCTTGCCTTCGATCTCCAGCTCCAGGGTGACGAACTGCCCGGGTTTGAAGAAGAACATGATCGGCTGATCGGCCATGAAGCAGAAAGTGCGCACGTCCCAGGTCTCCTGGATGACCTTGACGCAGCGCACGATGTGGCGGCCGTTGGCCCAGGTCTGGGTGGTGACCGGATTGAGGAAGGTATCGGACATGTTCATCTCCAGCAGCCGACTATTGGGCTTTTTATGGCTCGGATAATGCGCAAGCTTGCGACGGCGTACATTCCTGCCAGCGACATCGGCGTGCTTATCGCGACCAGCCCCGCGCTACAAGGGCTGGCGCGTCGTAATTCAATTCGGCCATGTCGCCCATGGATACGGTTCGCGACAGCTTCGGACGCACACTCCACGGCAAATAACCACGCCTGCTGTTGAAACAAAGAGCCGCTGAAAACAGCCTTGCGGCAACAACAACGATTAGCCACCTTTTGCCGGCCGCATACGGCCCCGAGGAATACACGATGGACGTCACCGCAACCCTGAGCCTGGGCGATCCACTTGAACCTGCACGCAAGGCGACCGCCGAGATGCTGCAGACCCGCGAGCGCACCTACTCGCTGCCCCAGCCTTTCTACACCGACGAGCGTCTGTTCCAGATCGACATGCAGGAGATCTTCCAGAAAGAATGGTTGATCGCCGGCATGACCTGCGAGATTCCGGCGAAAGGCAACTACATCACCCTGCAGATCGGCAAGAACCCGATCCTGGTGGTACGGGGTGCCGAAGGTAAGGTGCACGCCTTCCATAACGTCTGCCGCCACCGTGGTTCGCGTTTGTGCGTAAGCGACAAAGGCAAAGTGGCCAAGCTGGTCTGCCATTACCACCAGTGGACGTATGAACTGGACGGCCGACTGCTGTTCGCCGGCACCGAAATGGGCGCCGACTTCGACATGAAGGACTACGGCCTGAAGCCGGTACACGTGAAGGTGGCCGGCGGCTACATCTTCATCAGCCTGGCAGAAAACCCGCCTGCCATCGACGAGTTCCTGGCCACCCTGGAACACTACATGGAACCGTACGACATGGAGAACACCAAGGTGGCGGTGCACACCACCTTGATGGAAAAGGCCAACTGGAAGCTGGTGCTGGAAAACAACCGCGAGTGCTACCACTGCAGCGGTTCGCACCCGGAGCTGCTGCAAACCCTGCTGGAGTGGGACGACACCAACGACCCGCGCGCCAGCCAGGAATTCAAGGACCACGTGGCCGCTTCGGCCGCCGCCTGGGAAGCCGAAAAAATCCCGTACCTGCACAAAAGCCACGGCCTGCGTAACCGTATCGTGCGCATGCCGCTGCTCAAAGGCACGGTATCGATGACCATGGACGGCAAGCAGGCCTGCCAGAAGCTGATGGGCCGCATCAAGAACCCAGACCTGGGTTCGATGCGCATCCTGCACCTGCCGCACTCCTGGAACCACTGCATGGGCGACCACATGATCGTGTTCACCGTGTGGCCGATCAGCGCCCAGGAAACCATGGTCACCACCAAGTGGCTGGTGCACAAGGACGCCGTGGAAGGTGTGGACTACGACCCTGAGCGCATGCGCAAGGTGTGGGACGCCACCAACGACCAGGACCGCCGACTGGCGGAAGAAAACCAGCGTGGCATCAACTCCACGGCGTACCAGCCTGGGCCTTACTCGAAGACCTACGAGTTTGGTGTGGTGAACTTCATTGATTGGTACAGCGACCGCGTGTTGGCCAACTTGGGCGCAGAGCCTGCTGCTTACCTGAAAGAGGTGAAGGCGCAGTGAGTATTTAGCGTTAGCCTGCCGCGCTCCACTTGCCTGGCGAGTTGGAGCGCGTCGGCCGACGTTTGGATACCTTGGCCTGCCGCTACACGGGGACGTCGTGCGGGGTCGGGCGCGCTGACCTCATCCCTTTCGCTACTGCTGTAAACCCCAGCGCCACGTAAGCAGGAATCTCCGCCACCATCGTCACATCCATCAAAGTCTCCAGAGCAACCACGGGAATTTCACGCGGGTTTGCCCACAAGTAACTTCCCACCTCACGTGCTGCAGCAAAGTTACCTATCGAACCGCCGCTC
It contains:
- the gbcA gene encoding glycine-betaine demethylase subunit GbcA — protein: MDVTATLSLGDPLEPARKATAEMLQTRERTYSLPQPFYTDERLFQIDMQEIFQKEWLIAGMTCEIPAKGNYITLQIGKNPILVVRGAEGKVHAFHNVCRHRGSRLCVSDKGKVAKLVCHYHQWTYELDGRLLFAGTEMGADFDMKDYGLKPVHVKVAGGYIFISLAENPPAIDEFLATLEHYMEPYDMENTKVAVHTTLMEKANWKLVLENNRECYHCSGSHPELLQTLLEWDDTNDPRASQEFKDHVAASAAAWEAEKIPYLHKSHGLRNRIVRMPLLKGTVSMTMDGKQACQKLMGRIKNPDLGSMRILHLPHSWNHCMGDHMIVFTVWPISAQETMVTTKWLVHKDAVEGVDYDPERMRKVWDATNDQDRRLAEENQRGINSTAYQPGPYSKTYEFGVVNFIDWYSDRVLANLGAEPAAYLKEVKAQ
- the gbcB gene encoding glycine-betaine demethylase subunit GbcB, producing the protein MSDTFLNPVTTQTWANGRHIVRCVKVIQETWDVRTFCFMADQPIMFFFKPGQFVTLELEIEGKPVMRSYTISSSPSVPYSFSITVKRVPGGLVSNFLHDTMHEGAELPVHGPVGLFNAIDFPAGKALYLSGGVGITPVMSMARWFYDTNANVDMVFVHSARSPKDIIYHRELEQMASRIPNFSLHIICEKHGLGEPWAGYRGYLNQRLMELIAPDYMERVVFCCGPTPYMTAVKRMLEAVGFDMKNYHEESFGATPPEAKADAVEHAEQAADAPELDVSDLNLVEFIGSDKSIRIAPGETVHAAAAKVGLMIPKACGMGICGTCKVLKLGGEVEMEHNGGITEEDEAEGYILSCCSVPKGDVRIDY
- a CDS encoding methyl-accepting chemotaxis protein, with product MSLRNMNIAPRALLGFALIGLLMLGLGIFSLVQMGNIRQAGVAIEQVSVPSIKILDEITALNLRMRTLSYRLLTNREPAIQSDTLNLLAQRNSQIDRARQAYLPMIGAADEQAAFDQYGQLLEQYRQLESRMRSLSQADRVDELRDLLNRDLLANSEQINKVMDTLVRINTDQTRATNEKAASQYAAAFALVIGLLVAATVLTFACAFLLTRSIVKPIDEALKCAEQVADGDLTHVIRAEGTDEAARLLRAMGRMQDKLRDTLQQIAGSATQLASAAEELNAVTDESARGLQLQNNEIEQAATAVTEMTSAVEEVARNAVSTSEASSEASRSTGDGRDLVMETVGAIERMSGDVQATAKLITHLAEQSRDIGKVLDVIRGLADQTNLLALNAAIEAARAGEAGRGFAVVADEVRALAHRTQQSTSEIERMIGSIQGGTEEAVESMRTSTERAESTLNIARGAGMALDTIAGAVAQINERNLVIASAAEEQAQVAREVDRNLVNINDLSVQSATGAHQTSAASAELSRLAVDLNGLVARFRT
- a CDS encoding REP-associated tyrosine transposase, whose product is MDCAQSHLLRRGRFSQPGGLYLLTTVTHERQQIFTQFNYARGVIQQLRQAELDGLCRSLAWVVMPDHVHWLIELQSGTLSCLMRRFKSRSSHALYQRGMSRKKIWQPGYQDRALRREESVLHVARYIVANPIRAGLVDRAGDYSHWDAVWI
- a CDS encoding cell division protein ZapA is translated as MRLQEQPVNVVSILGIDYSIKAPEGQEETLAQAVRMLNTALNETKRQYPTLIGDKLLVLAALNLCSKQVELQKEHQQTLARTQAQIDATVDAIVRTISES